Genomic segment of Coffea arabica cultivar ET-39 chromosome 1e, Coffea Arabica ET-39 HiFi, whole genome shotgun sequence:
TGTGAAGTCCAGGTCTCTCAGCAAAGTGGACTGCATCACCAAGTCTTGTGCAACCCGAGGCTGGCTGCATCGGTCGTTGACCTTGAGCGACCAGTCCGGACACCAATGCCCGCCGGGGTGAGATTTGTCTTCCCCAGAAAACACTGGGGGGCATTGGTAACGGTTCCAGAGCGAAGACGCCGTAACCGCATTGACTGGAGCATTCAACTTCTTGCCTCGGCTAGGTGGAGGTGGAAGTGCCGGGGTCACCCCCAGTGGCACCCCTTCTGGCACCGAAGAGGCGGACCCTGTGGCCGCAGCAGCCGAGCTGCTCTGGGCTGCCGTGGTGGGGGTGATCATCTCCACCGAAGTCTTAGGGGACTGCCCTTGCGATTTCTTCTTGGGCGGAGGCGCCAATGTCTCGCCTGAGCTCTTTCTTTTCGACCTCTTTGCCACCTCGGCACCTGAGCTCGACGTGATGATGTCGGACAATTTGGTCACTGCACAAAGGACAAATATTATCATTTGCTATAGCCGAAGTGAAAACAAAGCtatgaaagaaaattacaaGGTATCTTAAGTTTTGTGGAAATGATGGGAGTTCTGTCAGGAGGGATCACAGCTCGGCTAATTCCCCCATCGACCAGCACGGTCTCGGGGTGATCCCAGCTGAAGATCCGAAGTCCGGACCCCATCAATTTCTGAAAGGACTCCTCCTCGCGATCCCCCGCAGAAGGGTCGGCCTTCGATTTGATGGGCCTCCACCAAAAACCCCGGGGGAAGTCCACGGCCGAGACGAATATGAAGTCACGCTTCCAGTCCTTTATCGAAGAGGGGGCGCCGATGACTAGCTTCGGGATGGTCTTGTTCCGGTTGCAGACATAGAACCATCCCTTATCTGTCCCATGCGCCTTGAAGGTGTAACATCGGCGGAAGAGATCCACGGTCGGGGTCACCTCTTGATGACGGCACAGCATCTCGAAGCTTACGAGAATGCGGACCGCGTTTGGGACGAGCTGGGTGATTCTTAAGCCGAAGTGACGGAGCACGTCCCGGAGGAATCTTGACGTCGGCATCCTCAACCCGGCCTCCAACTGTTGAAGGTAGATGGCCACTGTGCCCATGGGGGGCTTCTCGGCCGAATCGTCCGGCCCGGGCGATGTCATGAGATACCCCGGCCTGAAGGGATACTTCCCCATCACCTTCCAGGCCTTGTCTCTCCCCACGCGGCTCCTGAACTGCGGCATCTTGCCGAAGTCCAGGTTGGCAACATCTCTTGGAGCAACGGGCTCCGGCACCCCTTCGTCGTGGGGTATTGCCGTTCCGAGCTCAGTGTCGTATTCGACATCGGAACCGCCCTCGCTCATTTCTGAGGACTCTGACCCCGGTGCGGTCCCTGCCACTTCTTCCTCGGCCGATTCCTCCACATCGGTAGGTGCTGACCCCGTTGAACTGGATGAAGTCGAATCTTCCGAAGTGTCCGGCACCTCCTCGGGTTGGTAGCTCGGTTTCACAGTCTCCTTGTGGGTTTTAGCCGTTTTGGCCATGAGTGAATAATGAGATGAAGAGAAAGATACTTACTGTTGACTACGGAACCTGACGAAGTGGATGACTTCGGTTGATACCTCGGCTGGCAGGACTGACCTCGGAGACGCTCAAGAATTTTGCAAGTCTGAGATTGAGAGAAAAAGTGATGGGCCATATGGTGAAAAGGACCCCCTATTTATAGGGAGTCGGGGGGAATCCGAAGAGGCGGCAAGAATGCGAAAAGGCAACCACGTCCGAATTCAAAAGGACGtgcctctctctctcctcattaatgACCCGTCCTTTCAACTGACACTCCCCCTGCACGAAACGTTCCACTACTTCACGACGCGACGGTTACCAGTGGCCACGTCCTGTCAACTGACTCGCCCACGTGTCTCGTCCCCGTATCTCCCGGAGCAGTTTCGGGACCCCGACTCTTCATGACCTCGGCACCAGGAAGCCTCGGTACCTCCCTAGCCCGGAGCTCCCGAGGCTTGGGGGGTTTATTGAGGGTGCTCACCTCGGCAGAACCTTGTGGCCGAGGTGACCTCGTTTCGTTTCCTAAACGAACACAGCCGTTCCCCGATCCGGACCCTGAGCTCGGCTCGGTCCATGGTCTCCTACTTGGATGACCTCTGCACCCCAGGCTACCACCTCGGCTAGACGCTGATGATGTCAACACCCCTGACAACGCCCAGGAccagtgctttatctgaaaagcactggaAGATGCTTAATGACTGCTGCGCAGGACCCCCGTCATCCAACCCAGGCGGCTACAATGTCAGAGTCAGGGCTCCTGGCAGGGAACAGAGCCGTAATGTCAGGACATGGGTCCCACCAGCATGAACCCTCCGTCCTGGCATCTACTCCCCCTCTATAAATATCCCTCCTGTGCATTTCGCAAGTAAGCACACTGTTCATTCTCATATACTACGATTTCTCTCGTTCCCATTCTAACTTAACCGTCAGAGTGACaccaggggagaagccccgccattCACTTTGGACACGAGGATACACCTCACTTCATCTCAGAGGAGTTTGATTCTGGTCGGTTCAACTACccacaaaaatcacctcttcatcTTGTGCACAAAGGAAGCTGAGAAAAgtaaagaaggaagaagaagaagaagaagaagatggcaGCAGTGAGGAAGGTCAAGCTGGGCTCCCAAGGCCTACAAGTATCTGTACAGGGGCTTGGATGCATGGGCATGTCTGCTTTCTATGGCAATCCCAAATCGGAGTCCGAGATGATCCCTCTCATCCACCATGCCATCGACAGTGGCATCACCCACCTCGACACTTCCGACGCCTATGGCCCTCACACCAACGAAATTCTCATTGGAAAGGTACCATAATCTAGCCCCCCACCCCCCGTTATCATAGATTCAGCTCAGCTACTCCTTTCACCTCGTCCATTACCTTCATCTGTTACTATGCGTTGGTGCTTGATAATTTTAGGAAAGCAGGTGAATAAGTACGatcaaaggcaaaaaaaaaaaaaaaacagtatgATCAAAGGCTTTGAACTACGATTCATCTGCTGAAATTGACCTTTTTTTGTGGTGGTGTCAATTAAGAAAGAACACAAATCTTTAGAAATGGAAAATGCATAGATTAACTATCTATGTAGGTTTTGATGCCGAAGTGCAAGCACCTAATGATGTTTTCAAGAAGCTTTTGGGTGCAAGAAAACCCATGAATAATGGCTCTGCATAAAGTTGTTTTAATTTCAGAAGATTATAGTATGAAAATTCCAATTTAGAGGCTGGATTTTACTCTCTCTTTTTCACCACCATCTGTCTATGGTTTATCTTAACATGTAAAGGGGGTCATTCACTTCGTAGCTTCAAGCTCTGCAATTTTTTGCCACTCTTTAGTATTGATGTTTGGATGTAATAGCTTGCTAGTGGATTATGTCAACTGACCTCAAATTTGACTCATAAAGAACGAAAGAAGAAACTGAAAGTACATTGCTTTATCTGGAGAAATTTGCTGGTTTTGAGGGGGATAAGTTCGATTTATTTCGATACCTTGGTTTGTAGGCCCTGAAGGGAGGATACAGGGAGAAGGTGCAACTAGCGACCAAGTTTGGGCACGTAATACGTGAAGATGGGACCAGAGCCGGCGTCTGTGGTGAACCAGCATTTGTTAGAGCTGCGTGCGAGGCTAGTCTGAAACGTCTGGACGTTGATTACATTGATCTCTACTATGTTCACCGAATTGACACTCGTGTGCCTATTGAAGCCACGGTTTGCCCTCTTTACCGAATAACTAATAAGCTGAGTATAATGTTTGTGGCAATACAACTATGTATTCAGTTGTTTACTTTAACAACTAAAACACTAATTTATCTATTCGAATTCATCGCTCGTGATATTTGAGTTAAAGTATCTTGTGATAAACGATTGCATCTGGCTCACATGTGCACGATATGATAAACAAATGGAAGCCATGGCAGATTACCTTGGAGTAGTCACTAATTACTTAGTGAATTAAGTGGACAGTGGATGTCACAAATACATGTTCTTCATTTTAATCAATTTGGAGTTTGGATACTTCTCAAGTTACTAGTTTTTGTTAGGTTGGAGAACTTAAGAAGCTGGTTGAAGAGGGCAAAGTAAAATGGATAGGGCTGTCAGAGGCCTCACCGGAGACTATCAGAAGGGCACATGCAGTACATCCAATAACAGCAGTTCAGCTCGAGTGGTCTTTGTGGACACGAGATGCTGAAGAAAGTGTTATTCCTACTTGCAGGTAAGGCATTTCTTATGCATTGGCAAAGCAAACCAGTTAGGAGGAATAATGATCAACAAATTGTCACCCAATTGCTCTTTTTCCAGGGAACTTGGAATTGGGATTGTTGCTTTTGGTCCCCTAGGAAGCGGATTCTTGGCATCTGGACCAAAATTGGTTGAGAATCTGAACACAACTCCTGATTTTGATGTCCGAAAGGTTGGTCCTAATGAGTTGTTCATCTCCATGAGATCCATTTTGCCTGCATTAGATCCACGAAGGATAGACCCAATACAATTAGGATAACTAGGAATAATACAAAACAAATTTCGTTTcttatatcattcattttcttgtcaaACTATTAATCCTAAGACATTTGGATTGTGTTTGCAGAAGAATTTGCCATGCCATATCTTGCCTCTTTTGGTGGATAAGTAGTAACAGCGCTATGTCTTTGCTCAGCACGTAGCAGTTACTCTAGTCTCTATGTCATGAAGCTTGCACATTTTTTGTGGCCTTATTTCCTTCTAACTATTTGAACAAATCTGATTTATATTCTACTGGTGTATAACTTTGGCAGCTTTCTTCTGCCTTATCTACTGTCTAGTAAATATTGTACCCCTTCACTTTTACATGACATGCAATAATAGCAATATGACCAACACCAAGTGCTGATTGATGCTGATACATGACCTTTAGAACTACTAATTGCTCCTTCTGAGGAGAACCTTTACCGAGTTACCCAGGCTTGCCATTAAAGATCTGCAGTATCTGTACACGTTTGTGTGTCTTATTGGGTACATAGGAATGCGTAAAGAAAGAGGTGCTTGTTTCtctgtcttttggttttaggtcTTCATTTCGCCTTACATATCTATGTGACTTCCTGGGTGCATATTTATGCATACAGAGGCGCttatttccttctcttttttgttttggttttatACCTTGGTCTAATTGGAAAATTCAACCAACAACCTTGTATCCATAGCAATTGAAATCCCTCTCTGGTACTTGTGCAGGCAAACCCAAGATTTCAGCCAGAAAATGTTCAGCACAATCTGAAAATGTATGAGCAGGTTGAGGAAATGGCTTCAAGAAAGGGTTGTACTCCATCTCAGTTAGCATTGGCATGGGTTCATCACCAAGGAGATGATGTCTGTCCAATTCCAGGAACCACCAAGATACAGAACCTCGAGAGTAACATCAAGGCTTTATCTGTCAAGTTAACCTCAGAGGAAGTGGCTGAACTCGAGTCCATCGCTAATGCAATCAAGGGTGAAAGATTAGCACCTCAGTACTTGGCTCTTACTTGGAGGTTTGCCAATACTCCACCATTGTCCTCGTGGAAAGCTACATGAGTTGATGTTCTGGCAGTCCAGTGGCTTCAGTTGTTTAATGTGGAGCTCTAGTGTTTGGACCCTTTGTGTTTCGGGAGTAAATTGTCTGAAATGAATCTTCTGTTCTAATTGTCCTGGACAATGTTGAATAGGAAATGGAAATGGACAAATCTCTAAATAAGAGGCCGGAGACAGTCTTTATACCCTTGTGCTGtttgaataagaaaattttcgttctgttctacTAAGTTTTGTCTTCATCGTGACAAAGACCTATTTAACTGCttctttgcatttattttaattaaaaaaagttgTGTCGCCAGTTGTATGGTGCATTCACAACTCCATTACCATCATGCTTGCATAGTTTCTGCCAGGGTCTCTTCTCCTTCATTGTCCAAATCCTCCTTTTTTGCTGAACTAAACGATTAGAGTCGGCAACGAGTCTACCAATACCCGTCGGATCGATTTCACATATTAAGGAGGCTTCTGATTAAGTCACTAAAAACCGCAACGAGTCTACCAACGAGTCTACTAAAAACGTTTAAAAGTCATCCCGCTTAGTGCTTTGATTGTGAGTTAAAAACCAAGATACGTGCAATATAGAACAGCCGGATAATTCAAGACTAAAGATTTCAAAACCCGTAAATCTTTGTTGTGCACAGGTACAAATATGACCCTGAAGTCCTGAACTTTCTCTGATAAAATCAGAACCGGGATTGCAAATATTGTTACATATTCATGCTTTGAAGGACAAAACCCAAGACCTATATTTCTTAATAACCTTGCTGAGAAATTGAAGCTGAGTAAATTTCAGAAATGGCAAAAAAAGAACAGCTCCAGATGTATAGAGTAAAAGCCACTTCACGTTTTGATGTATTAGTTACTAAGGTCTCTGGTGCTCGCACTTGCATTTTAAACGACAAACAGAACAGCTCCAGATTCCCGCCAGAAAATGTTCGAGCATAATCTGAAAATGTTTGAGTCGGTTAACAAAAAAGCAGCAAGGATGGGCTGCATGCACACAAACGGAGCTACCATTGGCAAGGGTTCATCTCCAAGGAAAATTGTCTTTTTCAATTCCAGGAACCATAAAGATAGAAAACCTCAATAAACAGGAAGGGTTATCTGTTGAGTTAGCTCCAGAGTAAATGTCAGATCCCCATTCCACTGCTGATTAGGGTGAAAGACGATTTTCCATCTCTTGGCTATTAGTTAAAAGACAGCCCAATACCCAAATTTGTCAATGCTGTACCAAATTATTTCTCCAACTATGATTTTCACATTTGACAACTCTTGCTTTATAGAATAATATTCCCCTGATCCTGTATCCCAGAATAATGCCAACTATATGCTGAACTCCTAAACTATTAATAAAAAGGTGGGATCTGTGACCtttacttttatctcatttacactgtttctttccttttcctcctCTCCTAAGCTCCCAAACTACTTGCATGGTTGATTAGCATTTTTTTAAGAAGTTAATATCCTAAACATTAAGAAAATAAACTTTTCATCGATAAAAGATATGGCCAACTGTACAAACAAAACCATCATATGCTCAAAAATAGGATCAGAATTGCAATTCTCATAAGCACTTCAATCCATTACTCTCTTGCCTTACCCCCTTCTGTTCCTGCATCTCCTGAACATCAGAAGATCTAGGTGCCGAAAGATAACAGCTAATAACAGAAAGACATTACAAGGGAAGGACAACTACAAATTAAAATATCCCTTGCTAAACAAATAGCAGGTAGGGCAGCTGGTCTAGAACCACAGCACGCTATACAAATTCAACTCCTATTCCAAATGCTAACACATGGCATTTATGCCCTGTCAATATGACATCACCCTCTAAACCTACATTTAACACACAATGCAGAAGATTTTGGTTTCAATTGTCATTGCACGACCTCCTATTGCCAAAATCCTTCAGTGACACTTCAAACGGGCGTTTATACCAAGATTGAGATCTAAATCATACTGTAATTCCAGATAATACTCCAAGTCATGACAATTAGACTAGTCAAAGCACATGACTAATGCATCTCGATGTACTGAACTGAACCAAACCTACCAAAGGAGATGCCTAGAAAATGAGATTGGAAGTGAAGAAAATACAAAACCCAGGCCATAATTACCAAGGGGACAGGACTAAAAGCATTATCTATGTTTTAAAGAGCATATTATAATCAATTATCAAGTGGTAATAAAAAGTTAGCAactataaataataaaaatgtgCTGCACAAATTTTTCTGAATTGTCATCATATAGGAACAAGCAAGCAATCAGAGGTACATTAAGCGAATTATAACATCATGCCACAAACACAAGCTCTTCACACAGAAATATTCTGCTAATATATTCTTAGCAGGTCTTCAAACCTAATTATTACCCAAATAAAGACATCAAGAAGTGATAGCATAAAGGAACCCCAAATACCAGTCATTGCATTCATCATCAGGACTAGAAACTACATGGTTAAGTGACGTATCACCTCCCAAAAACCAACTAGAACTAGTCTCCATGGCGACTCTTCCTGCTCTTCTTCTCAGACCTCCTTTTATCTCTGCCAACCCGAGGATCATCAGAACCAGTATCATCAGAATCAGATGTTGAAGCTGTCCTCCTGCTTCTCCGCTTGCGTCGCCTATCACCAGAATCCTCAGGAGAAGCATCAGAGTAATCAGACGAATGCCTGTGACTCCTCCTTCTCCTCCTTTCCTTCCTacttttcctcttcttcctcctcttcgACTCGTCCTCCTCATCAGAAGACTCGTCATCATCCCTGTTCCTCCTCtccttcttcctcttcctcctcctcctctcctcATCCTCTGAATCATTATTCTCCCTCTTCCTGTTCCTCCTTTTCCTTGACCTTCCCCTCCTATCttcctcatcctcatcatcatcatcatcctcttcAGCCTTCCTCCTGGAGCCTACCTTTGCTTTCCCATTGACCTTCTTTTCATACTTCTCCGCAATAATCCTCTCCATCTCAGAATCATAATCTGAATCCGAACTCTCGctatcctcctcctcctcctcgtcTTCACTACTCTCCCCACTCTCCAACCCTACCTTTTTCACAAGCCCCTTAACCTTCTCCCCCTTCAATTTCTCCAAAACCACCTCCCTGATCACATCATCGTCAACATTCCCCCCTCTATTCACATCCTCCCTGACGCTCAAAAAATTTCTACACTGAAAAGTCAAGTGCCCAACTCTCCCGCACTTTTTACACGACCCACGAGCCTCatccgaattcgaattcgtaATCCGGGCTAAAGCCAGCAAACCCTGGAAGCTAGCATAGGCATTTTCAGGCTCGGGTTCAGCAGAATCGGAAACTTTGCTGGTCGTCGAAGCTTTCTTACCATCGTCTTTAGCCGTGGGTGCATAAGGATCGTACCCAATAGCGCTCTGCCATATACCGTGAGTCTGGAGGGCAGCGCTACTGTGCACCCGGTTGTTCGCCGGCATGCGAACCCTTCCTGCTGTGGCCGGCATCCTGATTCGATTCTATTGCTACAGAGAAACAGACGTctgcaaaaaaaatttcagggatggtgttagggtttctttttcctttccttttaatggaaaaaaaaaatctgtggATTCGGAACCCTAATTGAGTTTAAATTTGGCATTGGAAATCGGAATGAAACCGTCATAGTGAGAAGTATAGCTTTGGACGCTTACCTGAGGAAACTCGGAGAAGAATGAAGCCCGATCGGATTCTAACTTTGAAACTTGACCGTAAGGACGGGTCGAACAGAGGATTAAATGGAGAAACTGATCGTACATTGATCTTATTTGAAGGAGTAAGAGAAGGAGATCTCCACGACGTCGTATAGTCTTTGGCGGTGAAACTCGTCGAAAGTGCCTTTTTGtcccttgaaaaaaaaaagaataagaattaTATAGGGACAGGGGAGtggttttcttttgtatatTTTGTATTTACAATCGTACATGTTGAATTAGGATAAGGGAGAATACATAGATAGAATTGCTCTAAACTCACCAAATACTTACAGactagtgtgaatacccgtgctaGGTGCTGGCATTATTGAAA
This window contains:
- the LOC113709761 gene encoding auxin-induced protein PCNT115-like; this translates as MAAVRKVKLGSQGLQVSVQGLGCMGMSAFYGNPKSESEMIPLIHHAIDSGITHLDTSDAYGPHTNEILIGKALKGGYREKVQLATKFGHVIREDGTRAGVCGEPAFVRAACEASLKRLDVDYIDLYYVHRIDTRVPIEATVGELKKLVEEGKVKWIGLSEASPETIRRAHAVHPITAVQLEWSLWTRDAEESVIPTCRELGIGIVAFGPLGSGFLASGPKLVENLNTTPDFDVRKANPRFQPENVQHNLKMYEQVEEMASRKGCTPSQLALAWVHHQGDDVCPIPGTTKIQNLESNIKALSVKLTSEEVAELESIANAIKGERLAPQYLALTWRFANTPPLSSWKAT
- the LOC113709769 gene encoding uncharacterized protein; translation: MPATAGRVRMPANNRVHSSAALQTHGIWQSAIGYDPYAPTAKDDGKKASTTSKVSDSAEPEPENAYASFQGLLALARITNSNSDEARGSCKKCGRVGHLTFQCRNFLSVREDVNRGGNVDDDVIREVVLEKLKGEKVKGLVKKVGLESGESSEDEEEEEDSESSDSDYDSEMERIIAEKYEKKVNGKAKVGSRRKAEEDDDDDEDEEDRRGRSRKRRNRKRENNDSEDEERRRRKRKKERRNRDDDESSDEEDESKRRKKRKSRKERRRRRSHRHSSDYSDASPEDSGDRRRKRRSRRTASTSDSDDTGSDDPRVGRDKRRSEKKSRKSRHGD